The following are encoded in a window of Podospora pseudoanserina strain CBS 124.78 chromosome 6, whole genome shotgun sequence genomic DNA:
- the HNT3 gene encoding aprataxin-like protein (EggNog:ENOG503P02Q; COG:S): protein MAEQAEDIDDIVDHPAGANSLEHDDEPSSASSKSKNAFAELMAPKRKAPASPEPEKRPKDKAARWRGALVQYINNPSSFGSQVLRVTPNTVLIKDSFPKATVHLLLLPRSEKHSLLRPNEAFADPAFLAIVREEAASAAKLAAAELERLLGSFSVSNKPRLEATDYTNRSPGRDYLKEIKVGMHAHPSMDHLHVHIISKDMHSPKVKHKKHYNSFNTEFFIPLVDYPLADDDVRRDVGFQNGNLSKDFKCWRCGKDFGNKFTQLKKHLEEEFEEWKKE, encoded by the coding sequence ATGGCCGAGCAAGCAGAAGATATTGACGACATCGTCGACCACCCCGCTGGGGCAAATTCCTTAGAACACGACGACGAGCCATCATCGgcctcgtcaaagtcaaagaatGCATTTGCCGAACTCATGGCCCCGAAGAGAAAGGCCCCGGCCTCACCAGAACCCGAAAAGCGTCCAAAAGACAAAGCCGCCCGCTGGCGCGGCGCCTTAGTTCAGTatatcaacaacccctcctcctttggcAGCCAAGTACTCCGGGTAACTCCCAACACAGTCCTCATCAAGGACTCGTTCCCCAAAGCCACcgtccatctccttcttctaCCTCGCTCAGAAAagcactccctcctccgtcctAATGAAGCTTTCGCCGACCCTGCCTTTTTGGCCATCGTACGAGAAGAAGCCGCTTCGGCAGCCAAACTCGCCGCAGCCGAGCTAGAAAGATTGCTCGGTTCTTTTTCAGTCTCAAACAAGCCTCGTCTAGAAGCAACAGACTACACCAACCGATCCCCAGGACGGGATTATCTCAAAGAAATCAAGGTCGGGATGCACGCACACCCGAGCATGGATCATCTGCATGTTCACATCATCAGCAAGGACATGCACTCGCCCAAGGTGAAGCACAAGAAGCACTACAATAGTTTCAACACCGAGTTTTTTATTCCCTTGGTGGATTATCCACTGGCAGATGACGACGTCAGGAGGGATGTGGGATTCCAGAACGGGAATCTGAGCAAGGATTTCAAATGCTGGAGGTGCGGGAAGGACTTTGGGAATAAGTTTACGCAGCTGAAGAAGcatctggaggaggagtttgaggagtggaagaaggagtaA
- a CDS encoding hypothetical protein (CAZy:GH45; EggNog:ENOG503P08U; COG:O): MLLLYHHLLCLLTLRHHALVKAQTVAKTYTGWDCCKPICASTDNRPSLLTTRGAVRVCNRSNQPLPTTAGVSAVTGCQPGVNTNTAAYLCDTYQPIPISNDLSYGFAIQVQDSQAADHPNCCKCYQLRWLTGAAANKTMIVQVVTPGGAGGDVKRGDMIILTPGGGGAAGAGGV; this comes from the exons ATGCTCCTActctaccaccacctcctctgcctcctcaccctccgccaccatGCCCTCGTCAAAGCCCAAACAGTAGCGAAGACCTACACAGGCTGGGACTG CTGCAAACCCATCTGCGCCAGCACCGACAAccgcccctccctcctcaccacccgcgGCGCCGTCCGCGTCTGCAACAGATCCAACCAgccccttcccaccaccgccggcgtCTCAGCCGTGACGGGCTGCCAGCCCGGCGtaaacaccaacaccgccgcctaCCTCTGCGACACGTACCAGCCCATTCCCATCTCCAACGACCTCTCCTACGGCTTTGCGATCCAGGTCCAGGACAGTCAAGCAGCTGACCATCCTAATTGCTGTAAATGCTATCAATTGCGGTGGTTGACTGGGGCGGCAGCGAATAAAACGATGATTGTACAAGTTGTTACCCCTGGGGGTGCGGGGGGGGATGTCAAAAGGGGCGACATGATTATTTTGACtccgggaggggggggggccgCTGGGGCAGGGGGGGTGTAA